The genomic stretch TGCCGCCGAGCACTTCGGTGCCGCCGCCGTAGGTGTTGGCGTTGGTGAGAATGACCGTGCCATCGGTGGCGGTGCCGACAAGCGCATTGGCGACGCCTGGATCGGCGATGCCATCGACATTTTCATCCAGGTTGGTGTGGTTGCGGAACTGGTTGATGGTAATGCGCGTGTTGTTGCCTGCTGCGGCAGCTCCGCCAGTGGCGGCCCCGAGAGTTGGTGCGGTGGAGCCGGAAATGACGCCCGAGAAAGTGGTGCTTCCGCCGGTGGCGGCGATCAGGGCGACGTTGTGCACAATGGCATTGGGATTGGTTCCCGCGCTGCCACCAGCGGTGCCGGTGACGCTGACGTTGACATTTTGTGGGGTGATGTTTCCGCTGAAGGTGACGTTGCCGGTGGTGTTCAATCCGCCAAAACGATAGCCATTGATGAGGTTGGTCGAGCCGGTGCCGTAGGCGGCGGTGGTAACGGCGGAACCTCCGCCCGGTGCCATGTCCCTCGCATAACTGTTGCCGGCATTTTCAAGGAAGATGGAGCGCATGGCATAACGGCCACCTGTCTGGATGATGTTGCCGCCGTTGCCGTCGCTGAGAGCAATGGCTTGCCTGCCGATGGGACTGTCGGTGCCGGTGGCTCCAACCACCCCGTCAATGACCACATTGGCATGGGTGGCGATGATGGAACTGGTGAAATTTCTGGCGACATTCGAGAAGCGGAAAGTGCCGTTGGAGGCTCCATCGGTGGCGGCGGCGCTTCCATTGAGGCCTTGCAGATAGATGGCACCAGAGCCGGAGATGTTGCCGGTGAAGTTGATCGTCTGGCCGACGCGGTCGATCATGAATTCGGTGCCGCCCCGGTTGGTTCCGGCGACGGTGATGTTGCCCGAAAGCGTCAGCGTGCTGGTGTCGAGTCCTCCGGTGTTGTTGCTCATCAAGCGGAACCGGCTGCGTGAAAGACCGGCATTGGTTTGGGAGAAGTCGATGTCACGGGAAATGGTCAGCGCATCCGCGTCACCAATGGGCTGGACCTCGAAGTAAATGTTGTTGCCGAACTGCACGCCGGAAGGAGAGCCCGCGTCGCCGATGAGGATGGCACTGGTGGCATTGCCCAAGGGGCCACTGACGCCGGAGAGCACGCTGCTGCGGATGCGCAGGTAACCTTCGCGGAGGATGGTTTGTCCGGTGTAGGTGTTGGTGCCGAGGAGCTGGGTGATGCCCGCACCGGTGCCCATCTTGATGAAGCTGGAGGCGCTGGTGTTGTCGGCGATGACGGCGTTGATGGTTTGGGTGCTTCCTGTAGCGTTGATGAAGAGCAATTCACCTCCGGGAGTCGCGGTGGTCAGAAATCCTTCATTGGCGACCGTGCCGATGGTGAGGTTGTTGCCGCCGGTGCCGGTCATGACGGCATTTACGCTGAGGGTCTTCCCGGCAGTATTGATGGTGGCAGCGGTGTTCTGGACATGGGTCAGCGTGTTGATGGTGGTGACCGTAGGATCGGCCAGGGTGATGCTGCCAGTCGTGCCGGCAGAATTGATGCGGACGTTGGCAGCTGGGGTGTTGGGAATGATACTGGTGGGGCCTTGGGCAGCGATGTCCGTGGTGGCGGCAAGGATGATGCCATTGGCGGCGTCGTATCCGGCGAACCCGGAATTATTGTAGAGCGCCCATGTGCCGATGATGCCGTTGGTAAGCGTGGGACCGTTGGTGAACAACACCCGGTTGCGGGCGTCGGCTGCTCCGAGTCCGGCACCGCTGAAGTTGATGATGGAACTGCCGGTGCGATTGAGAGAATCGAAGGTTAAAACGGAAGTTTGTGAAGCAGCGGCCTGACCGGTGGTCAGGATGGTGGAACCGGAGTTGAGGTTGAGGGCACCGATGGTTTCGGAATAATTGACCGCGCCCGCATTGTTGGAAAAGACGATAAAACCGCCATTGGAGGTGATGGAGGCGGTGTCGCTGAAGCGATTGGTGTTGTTGGCGGCGCTGGTGTTGGCGAGGGTGAATGTGGAGCCATTGCTGAGGGATAATCCCGAGGTGGTGAGAGCGCCGTTGACACCGCTGAGGGTCATGGCACCCGAGGTGACCGAGGTGGATCCAAGATAAGAGTTCGCCCCGGTGAGAATGACGGTGCCCAGGCCGCTTTTGGTGATGTTGGCCCCGACGGCACCGGAGACGCTGCCATCCAGGTTGAGGGTTCTGCCCGAGTTGATGTTCCAGGTTTGGGCTCCGCCTGCCACCACGTCCGCAGCGATCGTAAGGTTTTGGGTGGCGCTGCCCATGTTGATGCCAGAGGTGCCAAGAGTGAGCGTTTGACCTGCGGTGCCGTTGATGGTGATCAGTCCGTTTGGATTGGCAATCGTGAGTCCGAGCCATGAAAGGCTTCCGCCAAGGCTGGTAGTGTTGGGACCAGTGACGGTGTTGTTCCACTGGGCAATCTGGGTGCTGTTCGGCACAACGCCGCCCGTCCAACTGGTGCCAAGGTTCAGACTGTCAGTATTATTGGCCTTGTTGATCTGGCCAAAGCTCAGCAGTGGCATGATCAAAAAACTGAGTCCTGCGACGGCAGAACGTAAGGAGGAAGGGCGTAAACTCATGGCAGTCAGGGGATTACAAAATTGTAATAACCTGGCCATGGTATCTGGATCACGCTTCAACAGCGATGTTTTTGTGGTCATTGAGGCCTCGAAAGGCATCAAATGAACAAGATAGTGAAGGGCTGTCGCAACAAACCAACCATGAGCGCGCGGAAGAGCGCTCTGCCTGGGTCGGTCATCCGATATTCAGGGACTTAAACGTGCTCGATCTGGACTTCGCCGAGGTTGTTGATCTGGCCGAGAACGACGGCTCCTTTGCCGCAGGCGAGGGCGCTTTCGGCGTTTTCGGGTCCGACGATGGCGACCCAGCCGAAACCGCTGTTGAAGGTGTGCAGGGCGTCGGCAGGATCGACGTGGGCGAGCACTTTTTGCACGGTTTCGTTTTCCCATTTGGGAAGTTTGATCTGGGCACCATGACCGCCGAAGACGAGGATGCGTCCGAGGTTTTCAGGGAGTCCGCCACCGGTGATGTGCGACATGGCGCGGAGGGAAGGGACGTTTTTGCGCAGCGCGTTGGCCTCTTCGTGATAGAGGAGGGTGGGAGCAAGCAGGGCTTTCCATTCGGTGCTGCTGAAGGAGAGTTTTTCGGCTTCGATGACGCGGCGCACGAGGCTGAAGCCGTTGGCGTGAAATCCGGCGCTGGGGAAGCCGATGAGGAGGTCGCCGCGCTGGATGGAGGCGGGGTTGAGGAGGCTGGTTTTTTCTGCGGCTCCGATCGCGAAGCCGCTCAATTCGATGACGCCTTCAGGGACCATCCCGGGCATTTCAGCGGTTTCGCCGCCGGCGAGGATGCAGCCGCAGGCTTCGAGGTAATCGACCATGCCGGCAATGCAGCGGGTGATTTTTTCCTTGTCGAGACGACCGATGCCGACGTAATCGAGAAACAGGATGGGGTCGGCACCGGTGGTGAGGACGTCGTTGACGTTCATGGCGACCAGGTCTTTGCCGGCGTTTTCGAGAAGGTCGTGCTCAAGCAGGAGCTCGATTTTGGTGCCCACGCCGTCACAACCGGTGACGATGACCGGGTGTTTGTAAGCGCTGAGGTCGTAGGCGGCGGCGAAGAGTCCGAAGGCACCGGCGAGCTGACGTTGTTTCTGGGTGCGTTTGACGAGCTGGCCGATGTCGCCCACCATGGCGGCCGCTTCACGGATGTCGACGCCGGCCTGTTTGTAAGTATGGCCCTTGGCAGGCTGGTCGCTGTGCTGGCTGGCTGAGGAGGTGTAGAAGTTGGTGGCGTCGTCGGACATGGAGCCTGCTAGGATGCAACAAGCGGGCGAGAGTGCAAGTGGATGGTTGGGGTGGGGATTGATAGGTGTTGGGCTAGAACCTGATGGTGGCGCTGATGGAAACGGTGTGGTTTTCTTCGTCGCGACGGGAAAGGTCGAGGTTGTAGTAGAGGTTGGCGTAGAAGCGGGTGCCCATTTGGAACCCCAGGCCGGCACCGAGAAAGAAGCTGTCTTTTTCCTGATTGCTGAAGGTGTGGGTGAAGGAGGGGCCGTTGCCGCTGTCGAGGGTGGCGTTGACGGAGCCGCCGTCGAGGTATTCGTGCTGCCAGAACGCGCGGACTTCGGGGATGATGGCGAAGCGGTCGTTGACCTGGATGGTGTAGGCGATGCGACCGCCGAGGTAAGTGCGCAGGCTTTCCATCTGTGGGTCGTCAAGGCGGAGGTTAAGGGCTCCGGCACCGCCCTCGGTGGTGTTGTCGAGACTGAGGTTGCTGTATTGGAGGCTGAGCTGGGGGCCGAAGGTCCAGTTGCCGCGTTTGAGGTCGTAACCGGTGCTGAGGCTGGTGAAAAACTCGTAGGCGTCGGGGTTGCTGGTGGCGGTGCGGTCAAGGTAGGCCCAGCGGATGGGACGTTGGATGTCGAAAGAGGTCTGGCCGCCCCCGATGGTCGCGTTGGCGTAGAAGCCGCCCTGGTCGTAGGTGGCGTAGAGGCCGAAACGGGTGGCGTCGAGGTCGATGTCACCGCCATTGTCGTAGTCGCCCCAGCCTTCCTGGTAGCTGGCGAAGAGGCCGATGGCGAGGTTGTCGGTGAGGAGGTAGTCGGCTCCGACGAGGATGGTGCCGCTTTCGAAGTCTTCGCCGGGGGTAAGGGAGAGGCCGCCTTTGCTGAAGAGGCCGCTGCCTTGGGTCCAGGCGGACCAGCGGAGGTCGTTGTTGTCGGGCTGGACTTGCGGGGCGATGGACTTGGCGTCTTTGCTGGACTTGGCGCTGGGGGCCTCGGGCATGGCAGGGACGTTGGAGACCCGGTAAGCGAGCCTGCGGGCGTTGAGTTGTTGGTGGAGCAACTGGCTGTGGTTGTGGCTGAGTTCGATGGCGGTGGAGAGGGCTCCCTCGTAGTAGGCGGGGCTGATGGCGGCGAAGGCTTGGGAGTATTGGTCGGCGCGTTGGAGGTCGAGGGCGAGGGTGACCTGGCCGATGTCGCCGGTTTCAATGCCGATCCATTGGTCGAGGGCACGGGCGAGCTGGGTTTCGTTGGGGGTGTTGGCAACGAGGGTGTAGCTGGCGGGGGCGATTAACAGGACGCCGGTGTTGCCAAGGTTGAGGAAACGGCCGCGGTTGATGTCGGGATCGGGCATGGTAATGGTGTCGAAGGTTCCGGTGATACGGCCGGCTTGCAGGAAGGGGATTTGATCGCCGAATTCGGGTTGGTAACCGAGGGATTGCAGCTCAAGGGTGCCGGAGAGTTGGGCGAGGCCGCTGACGACGAGGAGGTCGTGGTTGCTGAGGCTGGCGGCTTCGATTTGCAGGTTGCCGCTGCGGGTTTGGGTGTAGTTGCCCTGAATGGAGAGGGTGCCGATGGAGTTGCCGGGGGCGACGGTGCCGCTGTTGATGACATCGCCGATGATGAGTCCGCTGCCCATGAGGGTGCCGCCGCCGAGGACGTGGAGGAGGTTGGTTTGGAAGGTGCCGTTGACGGCGAGGGCTCCGCTGTGGATGAAGGCGTTGCCGTTGACGATGAAGTTGGAGCGGGCGTCGAGGATACCGGGGCCGAATTTGTTGAAGTCGCCGGGAACGAGGATGGTGCCGCCCTGGATGGTGGCTTTGCCGCCCTGGGTGGTGAAGTTGCCGCTGGTGATGGTGAGGTTGTTGAAGACCTGGAGATTGGAAGCGGGAGCGAAGATGAGGGAGTTGACGATGTTGTTTTCGCTGGTGGTGCCGGTGCGGACGTTGCCGTTGACCTGGAAGTTGGCGTCGATGGGGGTGGCGACGGGAAGGCTGTTTTGCAGGATGGCACCGCTGATGAATTCGTCGAAGTAGGCGCGGAAGAAGAGTTCGGTGCCGTCGTCGCTGAAGAGGAAGTTGCCCTCTGGGATGGACAGTCCGTTCCAACTGAGCAGGCTGAGGTCCCAGCCGCTGTCGAGTCCGCTGATGAGGGGGTAGAGGCCGGACTCGATGCCGGTGTCGTTGAAGGCGAAGAGGGTGGGGGCGTTGAGCTGGGCGAGGCCGTCGAGGACTTCGATGTGGTCGGTGCCGCCGCTGCCGATGTCGAAGAGCAGGGAACCGCCGTCGAGCGAGAGGCTGGCGACCTGGATGCTGGTGGGGGAGCCGATGCCGCCGGGGCTGAAGTTCCCGCCCTGAAGGCTCACGGCGGAGCTGGCGAGGCTTTGGGTGCTGAGGGTGCCGTAGCGGATGAGGGTGTCGCCGGTGTAGGTTTGATTTTGGGTGAAGATGATTTCGCCGAGGCCGTTTTTCTCGATGCCGCCAGCTCCGGTGATGAGATTGTTGATGGTGGCGGTGAGTCCGTCGTTGATGATGAAGAGGGTGTCGGGTTGATCAATGGTGAAGGTGCCGGTGCCGGTGAGGGTGTAGCCGTCGGTGACGAAGTGGAGACCTTGTTCGCCGAGGTTGATGTTGTCGTTAAGGGTGACGGTGCCGCCGCTGAGGCCGCTGAACACGGCACCAAAGCCGTCCTGCCAGGTCGCGTTGGCGGCGCTGCCGTCGCTGTTGGTCCATTGGGTGTCGGTGAGGTTCCAGGTGCCGGGGCCGCCGGTGAGGATGCCGTCGGCGCTGGTGCCGCTGCCGTCCCAGAATTGCAGGCCGTCGGTGGTGACGGTGAGCTGGACTTCCTTGAGGGTTTCGTCGACGACGAGGCCGCCTTCGAAGAGGTAACCTGCCTGCCAGAGGCCGATGGTGGGGGTGTCGGTCTGGGTGAGGGTGCCGTCCCAGGCGATGAGGGTATAGGTGCCGATGCCGCCGAGGGAGAAGATGTCGAAGGTGCCGCCGTTGAGGGTGAGGTCGCCGGTGGAGCCGGAGCTTTGCAGGTCCTGGACGACATCGACGAGGTCGTTGGTGGGGCCGCCGATGACGTTGGGGGTGCCGAGTTCGAAGGAGAGAAAAGCGGTGGGTTCGATGACGAGTTCGCCGAGGCTGAGGGTGCCTGGGCTGAGGCCCGGGGCGAGGGTGCCGCCGTTTTGGATGGTGACGATGCCGGTGATGAAGCCGTCGCCAGCCAACGTGCCGCCGTTGTTGACGGAGACAGCGCCAGTGCCGGTGGCGGAGCCGATGGTGTTGTTGGCGATGAGGGTGCCGCCGTTGATTGCGGTGTCGCCGGAGTAGGTGTTTGAGTCGGTGAGCGTGAGTGTTCCCGTGCCCAGCTTGGTCAGTCCACCTCCGCCTGTCAGAATGGTGGAGATGCCGATCTCATGCTGCTGGGAATCGAAGAAGGCCCCGCCGATGAGGAACTCCACATCACCGGACTCGAAGTTTCTCAGGAAGTTACTTTCATCGCCTGTCGCGCGCAGGATGCCGCCGTTGAAGTTGATCTTGCCGCCCAACGTGCCGGAGCCTTCGGTGACGTAAGCCGTCTCCAGCACCCCACGGCTAAGGGCGCTGCCATCGAGATTCAGCGTGCCTTTGCTAGTGGCACCGATAACGGCCAGAGTGACATCGGTGCTAGTGACCATGCCGCCGGCTTCGATGTTCAGCGTTCCACTGCCTTGTGTGCCCACATACAAGGTTGATGAGTTCTCCCACAGGGAACCGATCCCCGTCACCGTCACGCCCCCGGTGCTGCCGGAGAGATAGCCGATGAAACTTGTGGTATTGCTGACCATGCCACCGGCTTCGATGTTCAGGGCTCCACTGCCTACGTTGCCCACAAACAAGATTTCTGAGTTCTCCCACAGGGAACCGATCCCCGTCACCGTCACCTCCCCGGTGCTGCCGGATTCATGGGCGATGTAACCTTCGGTATTGCTGACCATGCCACCGGCTTCGATGTTCAGTGTTCCGTCGCCGATGAAGCCCACATCCAAGGCTGCTGAGTTCTCCCAGAGGGAACCGCTGCCCGTCACCGTCACCTCCCCGGTGCTGCCGACGTTAAAACCGATGTAACCTTCGGTATTGCTGACCTTGCCCCCGGCTTCGATGTTCAGTGTTCCGTCGCCGATGAAGCCCACATCCAAGATTCCTGAGTTCTCCCAGAGGGAACCGCTGCCCGTCACCGTCACCTCACCGGTGCTGCCGGACTCAAGACCGATGTAACCGATGGTATTGCTGACCTTGCCCCCGGCTTCGATGTTCAGGGTTCCACTGCCAAAGAGGCCCACGGCCAACAAATCTGAGTTCTCCCAGAGGGAACCGCTTCCCGTCACCGTCACCACCCCGCTGCCGGAGTTAAGACCGATGTAACCGACGGTATTGCTGACCATGCCACCGGCTTCGATGTTCAGGGTTCCACTGCCATTCTCGCCCACAGCCAAGGCTGCTGAGTTCTCCCAGAGGGAACCGATTCCCGTCACCGTCACTTCCCCGGTGCTGCCGGAAAGAAAGCCGATGGAACCGAAGGTATTGCTGACCTTGCCGCCGGCTTCGATTTGCAGCGTTCCACTGCCTTCGCTGCCCACTACCAAGATATCTGAGTTCTCCCAGAGGGAACCGCTGCCCGTCACCGTCACCTCCCCGGTGCTGCCGACGTTTCTGCCGATGTAACCGAGGGTATTGCTGACCATGCCACCGGCTTCGATGTTAAGCGTTCCAGTGCCTGCGCGGCCTACTGCCAACAAATCTGAGTTCTCCCAGATGGAACCGCTGCCCGTCACCGTCACGTCCCCGGTGCCGCCGGAGAAATAGCCGATGTAACCAGAGGTGTTGCTGACCTTGCCCCCGGCTTCGATGTTCAGGGTTCCACTGCCGTCGAGGCCTACGTCCAAGGTTGATGCGTTCTCCCAGAGGGAGCCGCTGCCCGTCACCGTCACCTCCCCGGTGCTGCCGGAGAAAGCGCCGATGTAACCGAAGGTATTGCTGACCGCTCCGCCTGCTTCGATCTGCAGCGTTCCATTGGTATTGACACCGATAAACAATGGGCCGCCCACTGGCCAGATAGGAGAAACCGCTGGCGACGGGTCCACATCTCCGGTAATACTTACGGTCTGCGCTGATATTTGGCCAGGGGCAAACAACCATAGGCCGGGGAGAGCGATTGCAGACAGAACACGCAGGGGTCGTCCGGCAAGTCGAAACAGACGGAAAACGGAGGAGGTGATGAACGGCGTGAG from Phragmitibacter flavus encodes the following:
- a CDS encoding beta strand repeat-containing protein — protein: MPLLSFGQINKANNTDSLNLGTSWTGGVVPNSTQIAQWNNTVTGPNTTSLGGSLSWLGLTIANPNGLITINGTAGQTLTLGTSGINMGSATQNLTIAADVVAGGAQTWNINSGRTLNLDGSVSGAVGANITKSGLGTVILTGANSYLGSTSVTSGAMTLSGVNGALTTSGLSLSNGSTFTLANTSAANNTNRFSDTASITSNGGFIVFSNNAGAVNYSETIGALNLNSGSTILTTGQAAASQTSVLTFDSLNRTGSSIINFSGAGLGAADARNRVLFTNGPTLTNGIIGTWALYNNSGFAGYDAANGIILAATTDIAAQGPTSIIPNTPAANVRINSAGTTGSITLADPTVTTINTLTHVQNTAATINTAGKTLSVNAVMTGTGGNNLTIGTVANEGFLTTATPGGELLFINATGSTQTINAVIADNTSASSFIKMGTGAGITQLLGTNTYTGQTILREGYLRIRSSVLSGVSGPLGNATSAILIGDAGSPSGVQFGNNIYFEVQPIGDADALTISRDIDFSQTNAGLSRSRFRLMSNNTGGLDTSTLTLSGNITVAGTNRGGTEFMIDRVGQTINFTGNISGSGAIYLQGLNGSAAATDGASNGTFRFSNVARNFTSSIIATHANVVIDGVVGATGTDSPIGRQAIALSDGNGGNIIQTGGRYAMRSIFLENAGNSYARDMAPGGGSAVTTAAYGTGSTNLINGYRFGGLNTTGNVTFSGNITPQNVNVSVTGTAGGSAGTNPNAIVHNVALIAATGGSTTFSGVISGSTAPTLGAATGGAAAAGNNTRITINQFRNHTNLDENVDGIADPGVANALVGTATDGTVILTNANTYGGGTEVLGGTLLVNNTTGSGTGTGAFSNVIGSTLGGTGRLAPTGNNLISIAGNLAPGLNTLIGGIGSLTLAPTGGDVVFASTSTAAFQLATNGLHGYTVTYDGDGLISTLSGTYLGGGNDRLLFTGGSAANKLDFTAMGSAAFDVTFADGYVPVANDLFDLIDWTNSSGTGTLNNQASAMLGLSVSQLDLPTLSGNLAWDTSKWTSHGVIAVYNVIPEPSRALLVLMGMLAVIRRRRR
- a CDS encoding autotransporter domain-containing protein, whose protein sequence is MKNFLTPFITSSVFRLFRLAGRPLRVLSAIALPGLWLFAPGQISAQTVSITGDVDPSPAVSPIWPVGGPLFIGVNTNGTLQIEAGGAVSNTFGYIGAFSGSTGEVTVTGSGSLWENASTLDVGLDGSGTLNIEAGGKVSNTSGYIGYFSGGTGDVTVTGSGSIWENSDLLAVGRAGTGTLNIEAGGMVSNTLGYIGRNVGSTGEVTVTGSGSLWENSDILVVGSEGSGTLQIEAGGKVSNTFGSIGFLSGSTGEVTVTGIGSLWENSAALAVGENGSGTLNIEAGGMVSNTVGYIGLNSGSGVVTVTGSGSLWENSDLLAVGLFGSGTLNIEAGGKVSNTIGYIGLESGSTGEVTVTGSGSLWENSGILDVGFIGDGTLNIEAGGKVSNTEGYIGFNVGSTGEVTVTGSGSLWENSAALDVGFIGDGTLNIEAGGMVSNTEGYIAHESGSTGEVTVTGIGSLWENSEILFVGNVGSGALNIEAGGMVSNTTSFIGYLSGSTGGVTVTGIGSLWENSSTLYVGTQGSGTLNIEAGGMVTSTDVTLAVIGATSKGTLNLDGSALSRGVLETAYVTEGSGTLGGKINFNGGILRATGDESNFLRNFESGDVEFLIGGAFFDSQQHEIGISTILTGGGGLTKLGTGTLTLTDSNTYSGDTAINGGTLIANNTIGSATGTGAVSVNNGGTLAGDGFITGIVTIQNGGTLAPGLSPGTLSLGELVIEPTAFLSFELGTPNVIGGPTNDLVDVVQDLQSSGSTGDLTLNGGTFDIFSLGGIGTYTLIAWDGTLTQTDTPTIGLWQAGYLFEGGLVVDETLKEVQLTVTTDGLQFWDGSGTSADGILTGGPGTWNLTDTQWTNSDGSAANATWQDGFGAVFSGLSGGTVTLNDNINLGEQGLHFVTDGYTLTGTGTFTIDQPDTLFIINDGLTATINNLITGAGGIEKNGLGEIIFTQNQTYTGDTLIRYGTLSTQSLASSAVSLQGGNFSPGGIGSPTSIQVASLSLDGGSLLFDIGSGGTDHIEVLDGLAQLNAPTLFAFNDTGIESGLYPLISGLDSGWDLSLLSWNGLSIPEGNFLFSDDGTELFFRAYFDEFISGAILQNSLPVATPIDANFQVNGNVRTGTTSENNIVNSLIFAPASNLQVFNNLTITSGNFTTQGGKATIQGGTILVPGDFNKFGPGILDARSNFIVNGNAFIHSGALAVNGTFQTNLLHVLGGGTLMGSGLIIGDVINSGTVAPGNSIGTLSIQGNYTQTRSGNLQIEAASLSNHDLLVVSGLAQLSGTLELQSLGYQPEFGDQIPFLQAGRITGTFDTITMPDPDINRGRFLNLGNTGVLLIAPASYTLVANTPNETQLARALDQWIGIETGDIGQVTLALDLQRADQYSQAFAAISPAYYEGALSTAIELSHNHSQLLHQQLNARRLAYRVSNVPAMPEAPSAKSSKDAKSIAPQVQPDNNDLRWSAWTQGSGLFSKGGLSLTPGEDFESGTILVGADYLLTDNLAIGLFASYQEGWGDYDNGGDIDLDATRFGLYATYDQGGFYANATIGGGQTSFDIQRPIRWAYLDRTATSNPDAYEFFTSLSTGYDLKRGNWTFGPQLSLQYSNLSLDNTTEGGAGALNLRLDDPQMESLRTYLGGRIAYTIQVNDRFAIIPEVRAFWQHEYLDGGSVNATLDSGNGPSFTHTFSNQEKDSFFLGAGLGFQMGTRFYANLYYNLDLSRRDEENHTVSISATIRF
- the purM gene encoding phosphoribosylformylglycinamidine cyclo-ligase, producing the protein MSDDATNFYTSSASQHSDQPAKGHTYKQAGVDIREAAAMVGDIGQLVKRTQKQRQLAGAFGLFAAAYDLSAYKHPVIVTGCDGVGTKIELLLEHDLLENAGKDLVAMNVNDVLTTGADPILFLDYVGIGRLDKEKITRCIAGMVDYLEACGCILAGGETAEMPGMVPEGVIELSGFAIGAAEKTSLLNPASIQRGDLLIGFPSAGFHANGFSLVRRVIEAEKLSFSSTEWKALLAPTLLYHEEANALRKNVPSLRAMSHITGGGLPENLGRILVFGGHGAQIKLPKWENETVQKVLAHVDPADALHTFNSGFGWVAIVGPENAESALACGKGAVVLGQINNLGEVQIEHV